One genomic region from Eublepharis macularius isolate TG4126 chromosome 18, MPM_Emac_v1.0, whole genome shotgun sequence encodes:
- the DPP8 gene encoding dipeptidyl peptidase 8 produces MAAAMETEQAGLEIFETSERKENAASEEKIKLDTYYVERHSWSQLKKLLSDTRKYHSSLMAKAPHDFTFVKRNDPEGPHSDRVYYLAMSSENRENTLFYSEIPKTINKGAVLMFSWKPLLDLFQASLDYGMYSREEELLRERKRIGTVGIASYDYHRESGTFLFQAGNGIYHVKDGGPGGFTKQPLRPNLVETSCPNIRMDPKLCPADPDWIAFIHSNDIWISNLATREERRLTFVHKEFTNVEDDPKSAGVATFVLQEEFDRYTGYWWCPTAEPTVGGGKILRILYEENDESEVEIIHVTSPMLETRRTDSFRYPKTGTANPKVTFKLSEISVAADGNILDVVDKELVQPFEILFEGVEYIARAGWTVEGKYAWAIFLDRSQTRLQIVLLPPALFIPVEDDAMERQQLIDAVPDSVTPLIIYEETTDIWINIHDIFHIFPQTREDVIEFIFASECKTGFRHLYKITTVLKDSRYKRSCGGLPAPNDFLCPIKEELAITSGEWEVLGRHGSNIRVDEAKKMVYFEGTKDTPLEHHLYVVSYEHPGEVKRLTDRGFSHSCCVSQDCDMVICKFSNQKNPHQVSLYRLTGPENDATHRSMEFWATILDSAGPLPDYTPPEIFSFKSSSGFVLYGMMYKPHDLQPGKKYPTVLFIYGGPQVQLVNNRFKGLKYFRLNTLASLGYVVVVIDNRGSCHRGLKFEGAFKYKMGQIEINDQVEGLQYLASRYEFIDLDRVGIHGWSYGGYLSLMALLQKPDIFKVAVAGAPVTLWLFYDTGYTERYMGHPDQNEQGYYLGSVAMQANKFPSEPNRLLLLHGFLDENVHFAHSSILLSFLVRAGKPYDLQIYPQERHSIRVPESGEHYELHLLYYLQENLGSHMAALKAVQ; encoded by the exons ATGGCAGCAGCGATGGAGACTGAACAGGCCGGCCTTGAAATCTTTGAAACATCTGAGCGCAAAGAGAATGCGGCATCGGAGGAGAAGATAAAGCTGGACACTTACTATGTGGAAAGGCATTCCTGGAGCCAGTTGAAGAAACTGCTTTCAGATACCCGGAAGTACCACAGCAGTCTGATGGCCAAGGCGCCGCACGACTTCACATTTGTGAAGCGCAACGATCCCGAAGGGCCGCACTCGGACAGGGTCTACTACCTTG CGATGTCCAGTGAGAACAGGGAAAATACGTTGTTTTATTCCGAAATCCCCAAAACCATAAACAAGGGTGCTGTGCTTATGTTTTCCTGGAAGCCCCTCTTGGATCTCTTTCAG GCCAGCTTAGATTATGGGATGTACTCCCGTGAGGAGGAATTGCTGCGGGAAAGGAAGCGAATTGGGACGGTGGGGATCGCCTCATACGATTACCACCGAGAAAGTGGCACGTTTCTGTTCCAAGCTGGCAATGGGATTTATCATGTGAAAGACGGAGGCCCCGGAGGGTTCACG AAGCAGCCCTTGCGGCCCAATTTGGTGGAGACGAGCTGTCCCAACATACGGATGGACCCCAAGCTCTGCCCGGCGGATCCCGACTGGATTGCGTTTATCCACAGCAATGACATCTGGATCTCTAATCTAGCAACTAGGGAAGAAAGGAGGCTGACGTTTGTACACAAAG AATTCACCAATGTTGAAGATGACCCCAAATCCGCAGGAGTCGCCACATTTGTGCTGCAGGAGGAATTCGACAGATACACCGGCTACTGGTGGTGCCCTACTGCGGAGCCAA CGGTTGGCGGAGGCAAAATTCTTAGAATTCTGTATGAAGAAAACGATGAGTCAGAGGTGGAAATCATTCACGTCACGTCCCCCATGCTGGAGACAAGGAGGACAGATTCTTTCCGCTACCCCAAAACAG GCACTGCTAACCCCAAAGTCACTTTCAAATTATCTGAAATATCCGTTGCTGCTGATGGAAAT ATTTTGGACGTGGTGGATAAAGAGCTTGTGCAACCCTTTGAGATCCTCTTTGAAGGGGTGGAGTATATTGCCAGAGCTGGATGGACTGTGGAGGGCAAATA TGCGTGGGCAATCTTCCTCGATCGTTCCCAAACGAGGCTTCAAATTGTGCTGCTCCCCCCTGCTTTATTTATACCTGTGGAAGACGATGCCATGGAGAGGCAACAGCTGATCGACGCCGTGCCAGATTCTGTGACGCCTTTGATCATTTATGAAGAAACAACAGATATCTGGATAAAC ATCCATGACATCTTCCACATTTTCCCCCAAACCCGGGAGGATGTGATAGAGTTCATTTTTGCCTCGGAGTGCAAAACAGGTTTCCGGCACCTGTACAAAATCACAACGGTTCTGAAGGACAGCAGATACAAACGCTCTTGTGGAGGACTGCCTGCCCCAA ATGATTTCTTGTGTCCCATCAAAGAGGAGTTGGCGATTACCAGCGGGGAGTGGGAAGTGCTCGGCAGACATGGTTCCAAT ATCCGGGTGGATGAAGCTAAAAAAATGGTATATTTTGAAGGTACGAAGGATACCCCCTTGGAACACCACCTGTATGTTGTTAGCTATGAGCATCCTGGAGAGGTGAAGCGGCTGACGGATCGGGGCTTCTCGCATTCATGCTGCGTCAGTCAG GACTGTGATATGGTCATCTGTAAATTCAGCAACCAGAAGAACCCCCACCAGGTGTCCTTGTACAGACTAACGGGTCCCGAAAATGATGCTACCCATAGGTCAATGGAATTTTGGGCCACCATTTTAGATTCTGCAG GTCCCCTCCCTGATTACACCCCCCCTGAGATCTTCTCTTTCAAGAGTTCTTCAGGATTTGTGCTGTATGGGATGATGTATAAACCTCATGATCTCCAACCTGGAAAGAAGTACCCAACTGTCCTTTTCATCTATGGAGGCCCTCAG GTGCAGTTGGTGAACAACCGGTTTAAGGGGTTGAAATATTTCCGTCTGAACACGCTGGCCTCCCTGGGCTACGTTGTAGTGGTGATCGACAACAGGGGCTCTTGCCACCGAGGGCTGAAGTTTGAAGGGGCCTTTAAATACAAGATG GGGCAAATTGAAATTAACGACCAAGTAGAAGGCTTGCAATACTTGGCTTCCCGATACGAATTCATCGATTTAGACCGGGTTGGTATTCATGGCTGGTCTTATGGAGGTTACCTTTCCCTCATGGCTTTACTGCAGAAGCCAGACATCTTCAAG GTTGCTGTTGCCGGGGCCCCCGTCACATTGTGGCTGTTTTATGACACGGGGTACACCGAACGCTACATGGGACACCCGGATCAGAACGAGCAAGGTTATTATCTAGGCTCGGTGGCTATGCAGGCGAATAAGTTTCCTTCCGA ACCCAACCGGTTGCTGCTGCTGCACGGATTCCTGGATGAAAACGTTCACTTTGCTCATTCGAGCATCTTGTTGAGCTTCCTAGTCAGGGCTGGGAAACCATATGATCTACAG atttatcCTCAGGAGCGACACAGCATCCGGGTTCCCGAATCAGGAGAGCACTACGAACTCCACCTGTTGTATTACCTCCAGGAGAACCTGGGGTCTCACATGGCTGCATTGAAGGCCGTGCAGTGA